Proteins encoded by one window of Vibrio algicola:
- the fieF gene encoding CDF family cation-efflux transporter FieF (FieF, a metal efflux transporter, is a member of the CDF (cation diffusion facilitator) family of transporters.) produces MEKNYAKLVNSAAWAAMVIASILLLVKVVAWWQTNSVSLLASLVDSLLDLAASVTNLLVVRYALQPADDDHQFGHGKAESLAALAQAMFISGSACFLLLNGVERFFRPQALVSPEIGVWVSAFAIVLTSGLVIFQKHVVRKTGSQAIAADSLHYQTDLYMNIAIMIALVLSWYGYKQADAVFAVGIGLYILYSAYQMAQEAVQSLLDRQLPEEEVEAIHSACVSIEGVLGAHDLRTRMSGPMRFIQIHIELDDDLPLIEAHRISDEVEEKLDRLFPHSDVIIHQDPISVVPAAKYRPLN; encoded by the coding sequence ATGGAAAAAAACTACGCAAAACTGGTGAACTCAGCGGCATGGGCTGCCATGGTCATTGCCTCTATCTTGTTATTGGTCAAAGTCGTGGCGTGGTGGCAAACCAACTCGGTCAGCTTATTGGCTTCTTTAGTTGATTCTTTATTGGATTTAGCCGCCTCAGTAACTAATTTATTAGTGGTGCGTTACGCATTGCAACCGGCGGATGATGATCATCAGTTTGGGCATGGTAAAGCAGAATCGTTAGCCGCGTTGGCGCAAGCAATGTTTATTTCAGGTTCGGCTTGTTTCTTATTGCTAAACGGGGTTGAACGTTTCTTTCGCCCACAAGCGTTAGTGTCTCCCGAGATTGGGGTATGGGTCAGCGCCTTTGCTATTGTCTTAACTTCAGGGTTAGTGATATTCCAAAAGCATGTGGTGCGTAAAACCGGTAGCCAAGCGATCGCCGCCGATTCGCTGCATTATCAAACCGATTTATACATGAACATTGCCATTATGATTGCCTTAGTTCTAAGTTGGTATGGCTACAAACAAGCGGATGCAGTATTTGCGGTTGGGATTGGTCTCTATATTCTTTACAGTGCTTACCAAATGGCGCAAGAAGCGGTGCAATCGTTACTCGACCGTCAACTACCCGAAGAAGAAGTGGAAGCGATCCACTCTGCTTGCGTGTCGATTGAAGGGGTATTAGGCGCACATGACTTACGCACTCGGATGTCGGGGCCAATGCGCTTTATTCAAATACATATCGAACTGGATGATGATTTGCCATTAATAGAAGCGCATCGCATTTCCGATGAAGTGGAAGAAAAACTCGATAGATTATTCCCTCACTCCGATGTCATCATTCACCAAGATCCGATATCCGTCGTACCTGCAGCAAAGTATCGACCGTTAAATTAG